In Astatotilapia calliptera chromosome 16, fAstCal1.2, whole genome shotgun sequence, one genomic interval encodes:
- the smarcal1 gene encoding SWI/SNF-related matrix-associated actin-dependent regulator of chromatin subfamily A-like protein 1, with amino-acid sequence MSNQLTAEQQRMIEENRRKALERRAQRLGQANSTNVKPSVGSKSTSVQTQLPKQSPDPVASVQHRETSVSGPKCFPPPLKREPQSQSQQQLPGTSSHFNQSTVCNSASSNQTLTNSIPLVSQHLRSSVLSPEGSIPVGPAQGKHQLSSSSSGGAVGSFYKQPSKPAQSQVAQLSSNPTSTNVVPAKKPAISVRGRCVPHTEDRFRVEVSYHAGLIAVFKSIPSKNYDPATKMWNFSLEDYRQLMEEAAAIPSVSLRPLEGMEAVDVTEATSRARDGTALAALLKLCNGWQKPGATLQGQCILVSQTKFEVDIGYHVDVIAAFKQMPTKNYDMKTRKWNFSLEDYKRLMDLLSGIAAVEVEPLPRAIIQAFSARFDGTEARILNVPEADLSSIDPSLTRSLMPFQREGVNFAVSKQGRLLLADDMGLGKTIQAICIAAYYKKEWPLLVVTPSSVRFTWAEAFRRWLPSLTPDSINVVVKAKDSLRSGLINIISYDLLSRMDKQQPGNPFNVLIMDESHFLKNMKTARCKAALPLLKVAKRVILLSGTPAMSRPAELYTQILAVRPTLFPRFHEFGIRYCDARQMTWGWDYTGSSNLGELKLLLEECLMLRRLKSEVLSQLPAKQRKVVTVTIDGINTRTKAALSAAAKQLAKGHRNKMEEKEALLVFYNHTAEAKLQAIMEYIIDMLECGREKFLVFAHHKLVLDHITTELGKKNVGFIRIDGSTPSAERQQLCERFQYSAKTCVAVLSITAANMGLTLHSADLVIFAELFWNPGVLIQAEDRVHRIGQTSSVNIHYLVAKGTADDHLWPMIQEKMNVLEQVGLSEANLSETAENTSFHSKDPAQRSIMEMFQRSFSADDDMDEAILLEAANDWEDTPPETTSAQHHGTSTGKQWSYKDR; translated from the exons ATGTCTAATCAGCTGACTGCAGAGCAACAGCGAATGATTGAGGAGAACAGGCGGAAGGCTTTAGAAAGACGAGCCCAAAGACTTGGACAGGCTAACAGCACCAATGTTAAGCCCTCAGTAGGCTCCAAAAGTACTTCAGTGCAAACACAGCTCCCCAAACAGAGTCCGGATCCTGTTGCCTCAGTTCAGCACAGAGAAACCTCAGTCTCGGGACCAAAATGCTTCCCCCCTCCCTTAAAAAGGGAACCACAGAGCCAAAGTCAGCAGCAGCTGCCTGGCACTAGCAGCCACTTCAACCAAAGCACTGTGTGTAATTCTGCATCTTCAAACCAG ACTCTTACTAACTCAATTCCTCTGGTAAGTCAACATTTGAGGAGCTCCGTCTTGTCTCCTGAAGGAAGCATCCCCGTGGGGCCAGCTCAGGGCAAACATCAACTCTCATCCAGCAGCTCCGGAGGTGCAGTTGGCTCATTTTACAAGCAGCCCAGTAAACCTGCTCAGAGTCAAGTGGCACAGCTTTCCTCTAACCCCACCTCTACAAATGTCGTACCTGCAAAAAAGCCTGCCATCTCTGTAAGGGGAAGATGTGTACCTCACACAGAAGACCGTTTCAGGGTAGAAGTGAGCTACCATGCAGGGCTTATTGCTGTTTTCAAGTCCATCCCCTCAAAAAACTATG ATCCTGCCACCAAGATGTGGAACTTTAGTCTAGAAGACTACCGACAGCTAA TGGAGGAAGCAGCTGCCATTCCTTCGGTGTCTTTGAGACCTTTGGAGGGAATGGAAGCGGTGGACGTGACGGAGGCCACCAGCCGAGCTCGGGACGGCACGGCCCTGGCAGCGCTGCTCAAGTTATGTAATGGCTGGCAGAAGCCCGGAGCCACTTTGCAGGGCCAGTGCATTCTGGTGTCCCAGACAAAGTTTGAGGTGGACATTGGCTACCATGTTGATGTCATTGCAGCATTCAAGCAAATGCCAACAAAGAACTACG acatgaaaacaagaaaGTGGAATTTTTCACTCGAGGACTATAAGAGACTCA TGGATCTCCTCAGTGGGATAGCAGCAGTGGAGGTGGAGCCTCTTCCCAGGGCAATAATCCAGGCTTTCTCTGCCAGGTTTGATGGGACTGAAGCCAGGATTTTAAACGTCCCTGAGGCAGACCTCTCTAGCATCGACCCCTCTCTCACCCGAAGCCTCATGCCCTTCCAGAGGGAGGGAGTCAA CTTTGCAGTGTCTAAACAGGGCCGCCTCCTCCTGGCTGATGACATGGGCCTGGGAAAGACTATTCAGGCCATCTGTATAGCAGCTTATTACAAAAAGGAGTGGCCTTTGTTGGTGGTGACTCCGTCCTCTGTACGATTCACCTGGGCTGAG GCCTTCAGACGCTGGCTTCCCTCCTTGACTCCTGACAGCATCAACGTAGTGGTGAAGGCCAAAGACAGTCTGCGGTCTGGTTTGATCAACATCATCAGCTATGACCTACTGAGCAGGATGGACAAGCAGCAGCCAGGAAATCCCTTCAATGTTCTCATCATG GATGAGTCTCACTTTCTGAAAAACATGAAGACTGCTCGTTGTAAAGCAGCATTGCCTCTGCTgaag GTAGCGAAGAGAGTGATTCTCCTGTCGGGGACCCCCGCCATGTCCAGACCGGCTGAGCTGTACACTCAGATTTTGGCCGTCAGACCGACACTCTTTCCACGCTTCCATGAGTTTGGGATCCGCTATTGTGATGCCAGACAG ATGACCTGGGGCTGGGACTACACAGGCTCTTCTAATCTTGGAGAGCTGAAGCTGTTGTTGGAGGAGTGTCTGATGCTGCGCCGTCTCAAGTCTGAGGTCCTTTCCCAGCTTCCCGCTAAACAGCGCAAGGTGGTCACGGTGACCATCGATGGGATCAACACCCGCACGAAAGCTGCTCTGTCAGCTGCAGCCAAGCAGCTGGCCAAAGGACATCGCAAT aaaatggaagagaaGGAAGCCCTCCTCGTCTTTTATAACCACACAGCCGAAGCCAAGCTACAAGCCATTAT GGAGTACATCATAGACATGCTGGAGTGTGGGAGGGAGAAGTTTCTGGTGTTTGCCCATCATAAATTAGTCCTGGATCATATCACGACCGAGCTGGGGAAAAAA AATGTCGGTTTTATCCGCATTGATGGGAGCACTCCATCAGCGGAGCGACAGCAACTGTGCGAAAGGTTTCAGTACTCAGCCAAGACCTGTGTGGCGGTACTGTCCATCACTGCAGCTAATATGGGCCTAACCCTGCACTCTGCAGACCTGGTGATCTTCGCTGAGCTTTTCTGGAACCCCGGG GTTCTCATTCAGGCAGAGGATAGAGTTCATCGTATTGGACAAACCAGCAGTGTGAACATTCACTACCTGGTTGCCAAGGGAACTGCTGATGATCACCTATG GCCCATGATCCAGGAAAAGATGAATGTCCTGGAGCAAGTGGGTCTTTCTGAGGCAAACCTCTCGGAAACTGCAGAAAACACCAGCTTCCACTCCAAG GATCCTGCCCAGAGGAGCATCATGGAGATGTTCCAGAGATCATTCTCTGCAGATGACGACATGGATGAGGCCATCTTGTTGGAGGCCGCAAATGACTGGGAGGACACTCCGCCCGAAACCACGTCTGCTCAGCACCACGGCACCAGTACGGGCAAGCAGTGGAGCTACAAAGACCGATGA
- the marchf4b gene encoding E3 ubiquitin-protein ligase MARCH4, translating to MLRRQGMLKSRCCVLLGDLRVLLLGPPAPPTTLPPLTPMSGQASESHETSVTVPENNNTLTRSHQHPGDRTAQPAAGATEPPGAERPVAGWVDAAELSAALRGCSSSSDDCSKGKLEERFSLTSYTESGFRTPVCRICFQGPEHGELLSPCRCSGSVRCTHQPCLIKWISERGSWACELCYYKYQVIAISTKNPLQWQAISLTVIEKVQIAAAILGSLFLMASISWLVWSSFSPSARWQRQDLLFQICYGMYGFMDVVCIALIVHEGPSVFRIFHRWQAVNQQWKVLNYDKSMDSDDLKDTTVDRTLSQPTQGYQTGIGVSTSTSSLMVVASTAAGSTSTTVVTAAGGVGTHVDPNSGSAVPDQHCPYNILHLLSHLRQPEARSQPSNSTRELVMRVTTV from the exons ATGCTGCGCAGACAGGGCATGCTGAAGAGCCGCTGTTGCGTCCTGCTTGGTGACCTGAGGGTGCTCCTGCTCGGGCCACCGGCGCCGCCGACAACGCTTCCTCCGCTGACCCCCATGAGCGGCCAGGCTTCGGAAAGCCATGAAACAAGCGTCACCGTCCCCGAGAACAACAACACGTTAACGCGGAGCCACCAGCACCCCGGGGACCGAACTGCCCAGCCTGCTGCGGGAGCCACCGAGCCACCGGGTGCAGAGCGGCCGGTGGCGGGCTGGGTCGATGCTGCAGAGCTGTCGGCGGCCCTGCGCGGCTGCAGCAGCTCCTCCGATGACTGCTCAAAGGGCAAACTGGAGGAGAGGTTCTCTCTCACAAGCTACACGGAAAGTGGCTTCAGGACGCCTGTGTGCAGGATCTGCTTCCAGGGACCAGAGCAT GGGGAGCTCCTGAGCCCATGCCGGTGCAGCGGGTCAGTGCGCTGCACTCACCAGCCCTGCCTCATCAAATGGATCAGTGAGAGAGGCTCCTGGGCCTGTGAACTCTGCTACTACAAATATCAGGTCATTGCCATCAGCACCAAGAACCCCCTACAG TGGCAGGCTATCTCTCTGACAGTGATAGAGAAGGTGCAGATAGCAGCAGCTATCTTGGGCTCCCTCTTCCTGATGGCCAGCATCTCTTGGCTGGTGTGGTCGTCTTTTAGCCCGTCAGCCCGCTGGCAGCGTCAAGATCTGCTTTTCCAGATCTGCTACGGCATGTATGGCTTCATGGATGTCGTCTGCATCG CACTAATTGTCCACGAGGGACCTTCTGTGTTTCGCATCTTCCACCGCTGGCAGGCCGTGAACCAGCAGTGGAAGGTTCTGAACTATGATAAATCGATGGACAGCGACGACCTGAAGGACACTACTGTAGACAGGACTCTATCTCAGCCCACCCAGGGCTACCAGACTGGGATAGGAGtatccacctccacctcctcgctGATGGTGGTGGCCTCCACTGCCGCCGGCTCCACCTCCACGACCGTGGTGACGGCCGCCGGAGGAGTGGGAACACACGTGGACCCCAACAGCGGCAGCGCAGTGCCAGACCAACACTGTCCATACAACATCCTCCACCTGCTCAGCCACCTGAGGCAGCCGGAGGCCCGCAGCCAACCCAGCAATAGCACAAGAGAGCTGGTCATGAGGGTTACTACAGTCTGA